The following proteins come from a genomic window of Deltaproteobacteria bacterium PRO3:
- a CDS encoding DNA-3-methyladenine glycosylase I: MTASKIIRCGWAGEDPLYVRYHDEEWGVPVFDDRKLFEFLILEGAQAGLSWITILRKRENYRKAFAGFDPRKVARFDAADVRRLLNDPGIVRNRLKVEAAIRNARAFLEVQKEFGSFAAYSWAFVGGKPRHNAFQSLKEIPAKTEVSDAFSKDMKKHGFNFVGSTILYAHMQAVGMVNDHLVDCFRHRECKRLKCG; this comes from the coding sequence ATGACCGCGTCCAAGATCATCCGCTGCGGCTGGGCCGGCGAGGACCCGCTTTACGTCCGCTATCACGACGAGGAATGGGGCGTCCCGGTCTTCGACGACCGCAAGCTCTTCGAATTCCTGATCCTCGAGGGGGCCCAGGCGGGCCTCAGCTGGATCACCATCCTGCGCAAGCGCGAAAACTACCGCAAAGCCTTTGCCGGCTTCGACCCGCGCAAGGTCGCGCGCTTCGACGCCGCCGACGTCCGGCGACTGCTCAATGACCCGGGGATCGTGCGCAACCGCCTCAAGGTCGAGGCGGCGATCCGCAATGCCCGCGCCTTTTTGGAGGTGCAAAAGGAATTCGGCAGCTTCGCCGCGTACAGCTGGGCCTTCGTCGGCGGCAAGCCGCGGCACAACGCCTTCCAAAGCTTGAAAGAAATACCCGCGAAGACCGAGGTCTCGGACGCCTTCAGCAAGGACATGAAGAAGCACGGCTTCAACTTCGTCGGCTCGACGATCCTCTACGCGCACATGCAGGCGGTCGGCATGGTCAACGACCACCTGGTCGACTGTTTCCGCCACCGTGAGTGCAAACGCCTGAAATGCGGTTAG